A single genomic interval of Coccidioides posadasii str. Silveira chromosome 1, complete sequence harbors:
- a CDS encoding uncharacterized protein (EggNog:ENOG410PS5P~BUSCO:14138at33183), whose product MDRKLADLRKSPKRKRDDVNYYYEGSTSSACPSPSRSAASVAEVCSPDEISVGTSSPQITVTGQLQGLDIHGNATNTDYLAHGDPQAQHDHTHQEQQRTPRRKSQLGTQAALTTTPTRSTKKKQSRTATGTIEPSNSPCTPPKTKSQRKSPPLTTQPEENPLTWHDSEITGYDPTDPNDDGYGMNGIGFKPTAAVAWDRVQRRKRQIAEWKSREAREDRNKRRERRDGIAPNEEEKADDRNRKRVKFET is encoded by the coding sequence ATGGATAGAAAGCTAGCAGATCTGCGCAAGTCTCCGAAGCGAAAACGGGATGATGTCAACTACTACTACGAAGGGAGTACATCTTCTGCATGCCCCAGCCCCTCTCGCTCTGCTGCGAGCGTAGCGGAAGTTTGTTCGCCAGACGAGATCAGCGTCGGAACAAGTAGTCCTCAGATTACTGTGACCGGCCAGTTACAAGGCCTTGATATCCATGGCAATGCGACAAACACTGACTATCTCGCTCACGGCGATCCTCAGGCACAGCATGACCACACCCATCAGGAACAGCAAAGAACTCCGAGGCGGAAATCACAACTCGGCACACAAGCTGCACTCACAACTACCCCGACAAGGAGTACCAAGAAGAAGCAATCAAGGACGGCGACCGGCACAATCGAGCCTTCAAATTCTCCTTGCACACCACCAAAGACAAAATCTCAACGAAAATCCCCCCCTCTTACTACGCAGCCAGAGGAAAACCCGCTTACATGGCACGATTCAGAAATAACAGGGTATGATCCCACAGACCCAAACGACGATGGATACGGTATGAATGGGATAGGGTTCAAGCCTACTGCCGCTGTTGCCTGGGACAGAGTGCAGCGGAGAAAGAGGCAAATCGCTGAATGGAAATCTCGAGAGGCACGCGAAGACCGCAACAAGCGACGAGAGAGGCGGGATGGTATTGCTCCAAACGAAGAGGAGAAGGCAGACGATAGGAATCGTAAAAGGGTCAAATTTGAAACTTGA